The following coding sequences are from one Leptolyngbya sp. NIES-3755 window:
- a CDS encoding hypothetical protein (hypothetical protein MC7420_3974;~similar to AA sequence:cyanobase_aa:LBDG_35430) produces the protein MIKGLRWLLLGLLTGCTPLPTRIIEYTPPRPVDPTPYEKKGYVSGIPADRVIPKSQIKVPRTVVAKPGQKLSEDDLGTLLTQAEDKAISAENLARTAQSKDDWSLVIDRWKLAIDILKPAAQMPRVRQALTEYERNLSQAQIQAKTNPRQLDVTERSTSNGIPLTVNSPSPSPSPSASPSPSPSASPSPSASPSPEPKSTSVQ, from the coding sequence ATGATAAAAGGCTTGAGATGGTTACTGCTCGGATTGCTGACAGGCTGTACGCCGCTTCCGACTCGAATTATTGAATACACGCCCCCACGCCCGGTTGATCCGACTCCTTACGAGAAAAAGGGCTATGTTTCGGGCATTCCTGCCGATCGAGTCATTCCAAAATCTCAGATCAAAGTGCCTCGGACGGTGGTGGCAAAACCCGGTCAGAAACTTTCTGAGGATGATTTGGGAACCTTACTGACTCAAGCGGAAGATAAAGCGATTAGTGCAGAGAATTTAGCGCGAACGGCACAATCAAAGGACGATTGGAGTTTGGTGATCGATCGATGGAAATTAGCGATCGATATTCTCAAACCTGCGGCTCAAATGCCTCGTGTGCGTCAAGCCCTCACAGAATACGAGCGAAATCTATCACAGGCACAGATCCAAGCGAAAACGAATCCTCGACAGTTGGATGTGACTGAGCGATCGACCAGTAACGGAATTCCATTAACCGTGAACTCTCCTTCTCCGTCCCCGTCTCCATCTGCATCTCCTTCTCCGTCCCCTTCAGCGTCTCCTTCTCCTTCTGCCTCACCTTCACCAGAACCTAAATCAACCTCAGTTCAATAA
- a CDS encoding pyridoxamine 5'-phosphate oxidase (similar to AA sequence:cyanobase_aa:LBDG_27700): MLNMAKFYPALTNALQQFIESQHIFFTATAPIEGRINVSPKGINSFRVLDHQTAAYLDLTGSGNETSAHLLENGRMTIMFCSFEGKPVILRLYGTGYVIRPCDDKWDALYPMFEPVPGTRQIVLLQIESVSTSCGGGVPLYDFVSDRDTLINWAAKKGKQGLEKYWKDNNQVSIDGLPSHSLI; this comes from the coding sequence ATGCTCAACATGGCAAAGTTCTACCCGGCATTGACAAACGCGCTTCAGCAATTTATTGAGAGCCAACACATCTTTTTCACGGCAACGGCTCCGATCGAGGGACGAATTAATGTCTCTCCAAAGGGCATCAATTCGTTTCGAGTGTTGGATCATCAGACGGCAGCTTATCTCGATCTCACTGGCAGCGGTAATGAAACGAGTGCCCATCTGCTCGAAAACGGTCGCATGACGATTATGTTTTGCAGCTTTGAAGGCAAGCCCGTGATTTTGCGATTGTATGGAACGGGCTACGTGATTCGTCCTTGTGATGACAAGTGGGACGCGCTTTATCCGATGTTCGAGCCAGTTCCAGGGACGCGACAAATTGTTCTGCTCCAGATTGAATCGGTTTCGACTTCTTGTGGGGGTGGGGTTCCGCTGTACGACTTTGTAAGCGATCGAGATACCTTGATCAATTGGGCGGCAAAGAAAGGCAAACAAGGCTTGGAAAAATATTGGAAAGACAATAATCAGGTGAGCATTGATGGGTTGCCTTCCCATTCGTTGATTTAG
- a CDS encoding hypothetical protein (hypothetical protein DAPPUDRAFT_345430;~similar to AA sequence:cyanobase_aa:LBDG_27710) gives MALKLHVPTLNSPEAAEDIKETILTHEPDAKVEIDLEQKTVTVEAKASEETFKQAITATGHEISGY, from the coding sequence ATGGCATTAAAGCTACATGTTCCTACCTTGAACAGTCCTGAAGCGGCAGAAGACATCAAAGAAACGATTCTGACGCATGAACCTGATGCGAAAGTAGAGATTGATTTAGAGCAAAAAACGGTTACGGTCGAAGCGAAAGCTTCCGAAGAGACCTTTAAGCAAGCGATCACTGCTACCGGGCATGAAATAAGCGGTTACTAA
- a CDS encoding orotate phosphoribosyltransferase (similar to AA sequence:cyanobase_aa:LBDG_37530), whose product MTNVTKFDAKSFPWATADIDEVHDRLLDLFCLDAYREGDFLLSSGQRSTYYINGKQVTLHPQGALAVGRVLLSLIDSETVAVAGLTLGADPIVTATSVVAAYEGRSIAALIVRKEAKGHGTQAYIEGLTLPEGSPVVVLEDVVTTGQSAMKAVDRLRDAGYRVEEVISLVDRQQGGAEFYQQQGLKFRAVYTIQDLQQRWKQLQQS is encoded by the coding sequence ATGACGAATGTGACTAAGTTTGATGCCAAATCATTTCCCTGGGCAACTGCGGACATTGATGAAGTGCACGATCGACTGCTCGATTTATTCTGTTTAGATGCCTACCGAGAAGGCGATTTTCTTCTGTCTTCCGGTCAGCGCAGCACTTATTACATCAATGGCAAGCAAGTAACGCTCCATCCTCAAGGTGCATTAGCGGTGGGACGAGTCTTGCTCTCTCTAATTGATTCAGAAACGGTTGCAGTCGCAGGATTGACTCTGGGGGCTGATCCGATCGTAACGGCTACCAGCGTCGTGGCAGCTTATGAAGGTCGATCGATCGCGGCATTGATCGTTCGCAAAGAGGCAAAAGGACACGGAACACAGGCTTATATTGAAGGATTAACTTTGCCTGAAGGGAGTCCGGTTGTCGTATTGGAAGATGTGGTCACCACGGGACAATCTGCGATGAAAGCGGTCGATCGATTACGCGATGCAGGCTATCGAGTTGAAGAAGTGATTTCTCTAGTCGATCGACAACAAGGCGGAGCGGAATTCTACCAACAGCAGGGCTTGAAGTTTCGAGCGGTTTATACGATTCAGGACTTGCAGCAACGCTGGAAACAGTTACAGCAAAGTTAG
- a CDS encoding hypothetical protein_462 (similar to AA sequence:cyanobase_aa:LBDG_37540) — MGARIKSLICTVGLSAVSSLIAMSATAQESTSPVFRPRETIPNEVNRTFFGGPGEFSDRNPLRNTQTILGTPYGFPENQISRDGERLHRLYVDLLNQQVSSDPLIRTADLPNPFNLSVQTLPDAGNRVMGSEFSIEQSLEPQFPVQPPRPTQLLPQRF, encoded by the coding sequence ATGGGCGCTAGGATCAAGAGCCTAATCTGCACAGTTGGGTTAAGTGCAGTGTCGAGTTTGATTGCCATGTCCGCAACGGCACAGGAATCGACCTCTCCGGTGTTTCGACCCCGTGAAACGATTCCAAACGAAGTCAATCGGACTTTCTTTGGTGGACCGGGCGAATTCTCCGATCGTAATCCATTACGCAATACTCAAACGATTCTGGGTACTCCCTACGGATTCCCCGAAAATCAAATTTCCCGTGATGGTGAACGCTTGCATCGTCTGTACGTGGATCTGCTGAATCAGCAAGTTTCGAGCGATCCCCTGATTCGGACGGCTGATTTGCCAAACCCGTTCAATCTCTCGGTGCAAACGTTGCCGGATGCGGGCAATCGAGTGATGGGAAGTGAATTCTCGATCGAGCAATCGTTAGAGCCACAATTTCCAGTACAGCCACCGCGTCCGACTCAACTGTTGCCGCAGCGGTTTTAG
- a CDS encoding hypothetical protein (hypothetical protein MicvaDRAFT_2983;~similar to AA sequence:cyanobase_aa:LBDG_37560), with protein sequence MKINSTVALTFTLLALMLGAGVLTGSWGFAMGRQALKGITQPDSRPTKGGSAKSTSVREDIVLLKEEDVLKTVKERTNSGGREASPSPSPSAKPEQNKPDAAPTSAKLPMTTQTNGVAMDVTGIRKQGEFLLLDVALKNNSEQPVKFLYSFLNVTDDKGRLIVADTTGLPPELPSKSDRFTGTISIPSSMLDDAQRISLQLSDYPDQKLQLKMADIPIK encoded by the coding sequence ATGAAAATCAATTCCACAGTTGCCCTGACGTTTACGTTGCTCGCTCTTATGCTCGGAGCAGGCGTATTGACCGGATCATGGGGATTTGCAATGGGGCGACAAGCACTCAAAGGGATCACACAACCCGATTCGCGCCCGACCAAAGGGGGATCTGCTAAAAGCACCAGTGTGCGCGAAGACATTGTTCTATTAAAAGAAGAGGATGTTCTCAAAACCGTGAAAGAGAGAACGAACTCTGGTGGACGTGAAGCTTCACCGAGTCCTTCTCCATCGGCAAAACCGGAGCAAAATAAACCCGATGCGGCTCCCACAAGTGCGAAGTTGCCCATGACGACTCAAACGAATGGAGTTGCAATGGATGTGACCGGAATTCGCAAACAAGGGGAATTTCTGCTGTTAGATGTGGCATTGAAAAACAACAGTGAACAGCCTGTGAAATTTCTCTACAGCTTTCTAAATGTCACGGATGATAAAGGTCGCTTGATTGTTGCAGATACAACCGGGTTGCCTCCAGAATTACCCTCAAAGAGCGATCGCTTTACGGGAACAATCAGCATTCCCAGTTCGATGCTCGATGATGCTCAGCGAATCTCACTGCAACTCAGCGATTATCCCGATCAAAAACTCCAACTGAAGATGGCAGACATTCCGATCAAATAA
- a CDS encoding hemolysin family protein (similar to AA sequence:cyanobase_aa:LBDG_37570), giving the protein MTAPIPLVPAVPLQDLTFTDIGLRFLSVLLLIAINAFFVTAEFSIVSVRRSRINQLVDAGDIQARTVQSLQQSIDRLLSTTQLGITLSSLALGWIGESTMATVISFWFSRLPLPNGLVQPISHTASTAIAFLMIAYLQIVLGELCPKSLALLYSEEIARFLGPFSLAIARFFNPFIWVLNQSTRLLLRLIGVQYTGQGWYNQVTPEELQLIIATSSESSGLEQEERELLSNVFEFGEVSAESVMIRRPSMITLPIDATVRDLLVEVAESGHSRFPVIGESIDDICGLVHLKELAEPLVQGTLEMDSPIQPWIHPARFVPEYTSLGELLTLMQRDRQHMVMVVDEFGGTAGLVTIQDLVTQIIGDPPESESDQDLEIQKVDDNTFLIQAQLDVEEINDRLDLHLPVTDEYQTLGGFLFYQWQKIPQKGETLQYANYELTVVSAEGPRLHEIRVHRIETPDMLDELSKKD; this is encoded by the coding sequence ATGACTGCTCCCATTCCGCTTGTACCAGCGGTTCCGCTTCAGGATCTAACTTTTACCGATATCGGACTGCGATTTCTGTCGGTGCTGTTGCTGATTGCCATTAACGCATTCTTTGTAACGGCTGAATTCTCGATCGTATCGGTGCGCCGCTCTCGGATTAATCAATTGGTCGATGCGGGAGATATTCAAGCCCGAACAGTTCAATCGCTTCAGCAAAGTATCGATCGATTACTTTCGACGACACAGCTTGGAATTACCTTATCCAGTTTGGCACTCGGCTGGATTGGCGAATCGACAATGGCAACCGTGATTTCGTTCTGGTTTTCTCGATTGCCGTTACCGAATGGATTAGTTCAACCGATTTCACATACGGCTTCAACTGCGATCGCGTTTCTAATGATCGCTTACTTACAAATCGTATTAGGTGAACTATGTCCAAAATCATTGGCACTTTTGTACTCAGAAGAGATTGCACGATTTTTGGGACCGTTTAGTTTAGCGATCGCACGATTTTTCAATCCATTCATCTGGGTATTAAACCAATCGACTCGCCTACTGTTGCGCTTAATCGGAGTCCAATACACGGGACAAGGCTGGTATAACCAAGTTACCCCCGAAGAATTGCAGCTAATTATTGCTACTTCATCGGAATCGAGCGGACTAGAACAAGAAGAACGCGAACTGCTAAGTAATGTATTCGAGTTTGGGGAAGTCTCAGCCGAATCGGTAATGATCCGACGACCGAGCATGATCACTTTACCGATCGATGCCACGGTTCGAGATTTGCTCGTGGAAGTTGCCGAAAGTGGTCACTCTCGATTTCCGGTGATCGGTGAATCGATCGATGATATTTGTGGCTTAGTTCATTTGAAGGAATTAGCAGAACCGTTAGTCCAAGGCACATTAGAAATGGATAGTCCAATCCAACCTTGGATTCATCCCGCCCGATTCGTCCCGGAGTACACGAGTTTAGGCGAATTGCTCACTCTAATGCAGCGCGATCGACAACACATGGTCATGGTCGTGGATGAATTCGGTGGCACAGCAGGGTTAGTGACGATTCAGGATTTAGTCACGCAAATCATCGGTGATCCGCCTGAATCTGAAAGCGATCAAGACCTCGAAATTCAGAAAGTCGATGACAATACGTTCTTAATTCAGGCGCAATTGGATGTCGAAGAAATTAACGATCGCTTAGATCTCCATCTCCCTGTCACCGATGAGTACCAAACCCTCGGCGGTTTCTTGTTCTATCAATGGCAAAAGATTCCGCAAAAAGGCGAAACCCTGCAATATGCCAACTATGAACTAACAGTCGTTTCCGCAGAAGGACCGAGACTACACGAGATCCGGGTGCATCGAATCGAAACCCCAGACATGCTTGATGAACTCTCTAAGAAGGATTAA
- a CDS encoding biotin carboxyl carrier protein of acetyl-CoA carboxylase (similar to AA sequence:cyanobase_aa:LBDG_37580): MPLDLTELRELLTALNQTDISELTLKADDFELTVRRGSRVEMAPVAPVPVSQPTIAPPPESVKPETPSAAPINDRKLADVVSPIVGTFYRSPSPDEPPFVDMGNRIQKGQVVCIIEAMKVMNEIEAEVSGEIVEILVQNGEPVEYGQPLMRVNPS; encoded by the coding sequence GTGCCCCTAGATTTGACTGAACTGCGTGAGTTATTAACGGCGTTAAATCAAACAGATATTTCGGAATTAACGTTAAAAGCAGACGATTTTGAATTAACGGTTAGAAGAGGTTCGCGGGTAGAAATGGCTCCCGTCGCACCTGTTCCCGTTTCGCAACCGACGATCGCACCGCCTCCGGAATCTGTGAAACCGGAAACACCGAGCGCGGCTCCGATTAACGATCGTAAATTAGCCGATGTGGTTTCTCCGATCGTTGGAACCTTTTATCGTTCTCCTTCACCGGATGAGCCACCGTTTGTCGATATGGGCAATCGGATTCAGAAAGGGCAAGTGGTTTGCATCATTGAAGCCATGAAGGTGATGAACGAGATCGAGGCGGAAGTCTCTGGCGAGATTGTTGAAATTCTTGTGCAGAATGGAGAGCCTGTGGAATATGGACAGCCTCTGATGCGGGTTAATCCTTCTTAG
- a CDS encoding elongation factor P (similar to AA sequence:cyanobase_aa:LBDG_37590) yields the protein MISSNDFRPGVSIELDGSVWRVVEFLHVKPGKGSAFVRTKLKNAQNGNVVERTFRAGETVPQATLEKSTMQHTYKEGDEFVFMDMETYDEGRLSAAQIGDRVKYLKEGMEVNVVRWNEQVLEVELPNSVVLEVTQTDPGVKGDTATGGTKPAIVETGAQVMVPLFITIGEKIKVDTRNDTYLGREKE from the coding sequence ATGATTTCCAGTAACGATTTTCGTCCCGGTGTCAGTATTGAGCTTGATGGCTCAGTCTGGCGTGTGGTCGAGTTCTTGCACGTTAAGCCTGGTAAGGGTTCTGCGTTTGTTCGTACCAAGCTGAAAAATGCTCAAAATGGTAACGTCGTTGAGCGGACGTTCCGGGCAGGGGAGACTGTCCCCCAAGCCACGCTCGAAAAAAGCACGATGCAACATACCTATAAAGAGGGGGATGAGTTCGTGTTTATGGATATGGAAACGTATGATGAAGGTCGCTTGAGTGCGGCACAAATTGGCGATCGCGTGAAGTACCTCAAAGAAGGCATGGAAGTGAACGTCGTGCGCTGGAATGAGCAAGTGCTGGAAGTGGAATTGCCTAACTCGGTGGTTCTCGAAGTGACCCAGACTGATCCGGGTGTGAAGGGCGATACGGCAACGGGTGGAACGAAACCCGCGATCGTAGAAACGGGCGCACAAGTGATGGTTCCGTTGTTCATCACGATCGGGGAAAAAATCAAGGTTGATACCCGCAACGATACCTACTTAGGTCGCGAAAAAGAATAA
- a CDS encoding peptidyl-prolyl cis-trans isomerase cyclophilin type (similar to AA sequence:cyanobase_aa:LBDG_37600): MSFCNVSFKRSVLGLVCVIVLLIGFASPVYALPQGNAIKDPKALLRYALPIDNPEIRQVQSSIEDISAQLRANRRWGAVTSDVKRADRILLTKSDKILASVVDDRKSEAEQLIEQLKTGIAELTEVAEAKDKVKTLEKRAELLDKVGTIEEAMVTGFPYEVPAEYSNLPQLKGRATIAAKTSKGDLTIVVDGFSAPVTAGNFVDLVQRGFYNGLPFTRAEDSYVLQIGDPPGKEVGFIDPKTNKYRAIPLEVLVKGDKVPTYGITLEDAGRYLEEPVLPFSSYGALALARPDFDANGGSSQFFFFLFEPELTPAGANLLDGRYSIFGFVTEGADVLGQLKAGDTIESMKVVDGLENLVEPKDA; encoded by the coding sequence ATGTCTTTTTGTAATGTTTCCTTCAAACGCTCTGTCCTGGGGCTGGTCTGTGTGATTGTCTTACTGATTGGGTTCGCGTCTCCTGTGTATGCGCTCCCCCAAGGCAATGCGATCAAAGATCCAAAAGCGCTGCTGCGATATGCGTTACCGATCGACAATCCTGAAATTCGCCAAGTGCAATCGAGCATCGAAGATATTTCGGCTCAACTCCGAGCGAATCGTCGCTGGGGTGCGGTCACTTCGGATGTGAAGAGAGCCGATCGCATTTTATTAACAAAAAGCGACAAGATCTTGGCGAGTGTGGTGGACGATCGTAAATCTGAAGCTGAACAGTTAATCGAACAGTTGAAAACTGGAATCGCAGAGTTGACCGAGGTTGCGGAAGCAAAAGATAAAGTGAAAACGCTCGAAAAACGGGCGGAACTGCTTGATAAAGTGGGCACGATCGAGGAAGCAATGGTCACGGGATTTCCGTATGAAGTGCCCGCCGAGTATAGCAATCTTCCTCAGTTGAAAGGACGCGCTACGATCGCTGCTAAAACTTCAAAAGGCGATTTAACGATCGTGGTCGATGGCTTTAGCGCTCCTGTGACTGCTGGTAACTTCGTCGATCTCGTTCAACGCGGCTTTTACAACGGTTTACCCTTTACTCGCGCTGAAGATTCCTACGTACTACAAATCGGTGATCCACCTGGAAAAGAAGTCGGATTCATCGATCCCAAAACGAACAAATACCGAGCTATTCCGCTTGAAGTTCTAGTCAAAGGCGACAAAGTTCCGACTTATGGAATCACGTTAGAAGATGCCGGACGCTATCTCGAAGAGCCTGTGTTGCCCTTCTCGTCCTATGGTGCATTAGCCTTAGCCCGTCCTGACTTTGATGCAAACGGGGGATCGTCTCAGTTCTTCTTCTTCCTGTTTGAGCCAGAGTTAACGCCTGCGGGTGCAAATCTGCTCGACGGTCGCTATTCGATCTTTGGATTTGTGACTGAAGGCGCAGACGTGTTGGGACAACTTAAAGCGGGAGATACGATCGAGTCGATGAAAGTCGTAGACGGTTTAGAAAACTTAGTCGAACCGAAAGACGCTTAA
- a CDS encoding hypothetical protein (hypothetical protein CWATWH0003_0617;~similar to AA sequence:cyanobase_aa:LBDG_51380) → MTTLTATEVTLAQLRDRFGIMRSTDPNFFDADFASNLKITEAEKRILDRVQQNYLSQLEVQGLNEETVKMVVVSPLLDHAGFYRFPFTIDSEVSIEIQEIENGVTLTGRIDTLIVRNQLWILVVESKRTRFSVQAAIPQALSYLLATPQPEKPAYALMTNGGEFLFVKLLHQAMPIYGFSKTFSLLNNGNDLYQVLEILKQITSSL, encoded by the coding sequence ATGACAACCCTAACTGCCACTGAAGTCACGCTTGCACAACTGCGCGATCGATTTGGCATTATGCGATCGACTGATCCGAATTTCTTTGATGCAGATTTCGCCTCGAATTTAAAGATTACAGAAGCTGAAAAAAGAATTCTCGATCGCGTTCAACAGAACTATCTCAGTCAGTTAGAAGTGCAAGGACTGAACGAAGAAACAGTCAAAATGGTTGTTGTTTCGCCGCTGTTGGATCATGCAGGATTCTATCGATTCCCGTTTACGATCGATTCTGAAGTGAGCATCGAAATTCAAGAAATAGAGAATGGTGTCACTTTGACTGGACGGATTGACACTTTGATTGTGCGAAATCAGCTTTGGATTTTAGTGGTCGAATCTAAGCGAACTCGTTTCTCTGTTCAAGCAGCAATTCCACAAGCACTTTCTTATTTACTCGCAACACCTCAACCAGAGAAGCCTGCATACGCTTTGATGACGAACGGTGGCGAATTCTTATTTGTGAAATTGCTTCATCAAGCAATGCCGATATACGGATTCTCTAAAACGTTTTCGCTCTTGAATAATGGGAATGATTTGTATCAAGTTTTGGAAATTCTCAAGCAAATCACTTCATCTCTTTGA
- a CDS encoding hypothetical protein (conserved hypothetical protein;~similar to AA sequence:cyanobase_aa:LBDG_48380) — MDTLSILLERETNGFRASVLGLPDCQASGSTREEALAKVQAVLNDRLQSAEIITIPHHSSSLANLTGIFKDDPQWDEFQAAIASYREITDAELAAEYDREADRATNQENSAA; from the coding sequence ATGGACACTCTTTCAATCCTTTTAGAACGCGAAACTAACGGTTTTCGTGCCAGTGTGTTAGGACTTCCAGACTGTCAAGCGAGTGGCAGCACTCGTGAAGAAGCATTAGCCAAGGTGCAGGCAGTTCTCAACGATCGCTTGCAATCGGCTGAAATCATCACCATTCCCCATCATTCTTCTTCCTTAGCAAATCTCACTGGAATTTTCAAAGACGATCCTCAATGGGATGAATTTCAAGCCGCGATCGCGTCCTATCGTGAAATCACAGATGCCGAACTCGCAGCAGAGTACGATCGCGAAGCAGATCGAGCGACGAATCAGGAAAACTCAGCGGCATGA
- a CDS encoding hypothetical protein (similar to AA sequence:cyanobase_aa:MAE18130) produces the protein MTLWILDTDHLSLWQRAHPQVSQQIAQRDISTIAITIITAEEQLRGRLDVIRQTEGEKRVLAYLRFRETLLFLRQIPTLLNFSTEAEQYHTELKRQKIRIGSQDLRIAAIVMSAKATIVTRNRRDFEKVPGLVIEDWTI, from the coding sequence ATGACGCTCTGGATATTAGATACCGATCATCTCTCCCTTTGGCAACGTGCCCATCCTCAAGTGAGTCAGCAAATTGCTCAGCGGGACATCAGCACGATCGCCATTACGATCATCACAGCAGAAGAACAACTCCGAGGACGTTTAGATGTCATTCGACAGACAGAAGGAGAAAAGCGCGTCCTTGCTTATCTCAGATTTCGCGAAACCTTACTGTTTCTTAGACAAATTCCAACGCTACTAAATTTCAGCACAGAAGCAGAGCAGTATCATACTGAGCTAAAGCGACAAAAAATTCGGATTGGTTCTCAAGATCTTCGCATTGCTGCAATTGTAATGTCCGCTAAAGCAACGATTGTGACTCGCAATCGCCGCGATTTTGAGAAAGTACCAGGACTCGTGATCGAAGATTGGACAATCTGA
- a CDS encoding RHS Repeat family protein (similar to AA sequence:cyanobase_aa:LBDG_44050), translating into MRDVFISYSRKDKPFVERLHQALEAQNRDTWVDWDDIPLTAEWWQEIQRGIEAANTFVFVISPDSLASQVCGREIDHATQHNKRLIPIVYRAIDGLAVHPALQPMQWIFFQDPERFESQLQRLLTEMDRDLDYVRSHTRYQLRAIEWQNQKRNESFGLKGDELRSAEAWLSQGEIKEPKPTELQQNYIRASRSTEDANEGARQILERAVTKAKRVSLLSLLGIAIALGVAAITVPASIQAQKRAEQANQDLVKTQEKERAATERAQLAQTQFEQAQKQKKAAAEQAKQAVEKGRIAQQQFTQAQQQARIAAQQLAQVNQDKQAAKTAFMNLQQEKAGITATINDVIGSSDAIVNGYLVDTLQNSNEAITFFTNFLKLAPSYAPAFWGRGVAYHKKGDEVAKKGDKVTAEYYYEKSVADYNRAVEYSSQGNRENYWSIAHRGVSYRKLRKFQNAIDDFTLVSHRRSTDTWVVIWVLIQRAETYAEIEDYENAIADCQRIIKKKYSDDITANAYIRKGDFQIAWSSKSSDKATQDQNLSDAIADYHKAIDLKPANVRALSLLGYAYNLQGNKKLALEYLSRAAQLDPQLKWATELHDKIQQELK; encoded by the coding sequence ATGCGCGACGTTTTTATCTCTTACTCCCGGAAGGATAAGCCGTTTGTTGAAAGGTTACATCAAGCACTTGAAGCGCAGAATCGCGATACCTGGGTTGACTGGGATGATATTCCACTTACCGCAGAATGGTGGCAAGAAATCCAGCGTGGGATTGAGGCGGCAAATACGTTTGTGTTTGTGATTAGCCCGGATTCTCTGGCTTCTCAGGTGTGTGGTCGAGAGATTGATCACGCAACTCAACACAATAAGCGACTGATTCCGATCGTGTATCGGGCGATCGATGGACTTGCGGTTCATCCTGCACTACAGCCGATGCAGTGGATTTTCTTTCAAGATCCGGAGCGGTTTGAGTCACAATTGCAGCGATTACTCACGGAGATGGATCGGGATTTGGACTATGTGCGATCGCATACTCGCTATCAACTGCGGGCGATCGAGTGGCAGAACCAAAAGCGGAATGAGAGCTTTGGGCTAAAGGGCGACGAGTTGCGATCGGCGGAGGCATGGTTGAGTCAAGGAGAGATCAAAGAGCCAAAGCCGACGGAGTTGCAGCAGAACTATATCCGGGCGAGTCGATCGACGGAGGATGCGAATGAGGGAGCGCGACAGATTCTGGAACGGGCGGTTACGAAAGCAAAGCGGGTCAGTTTGTTGAGCTTGCTGGGAATTGCGATCGCTCTGGGAGTGGCTGCGATCACGGTTCCTGCTTCGATTCAGGCACAAAAGCGAGCAGAACAAGCAAATCAGGATTTGGTTAAGACTCAGGAAAAAGAGCGGGCAGCTACTGAGAGAGCGCAGCTAGCGCAAACGCAATTTGAGCAGGCACAGAAGCAGAAGAAAGCAGCAGCAGAACAGGCAAAACAAGCGGTGGAAAAAGGACGCATTGCCCAGCAACAATTCACTCAGGCACAGCAGCAAGCAAGAATCGCAGCACAACAGTTAGCACAAGTGAATCAGGACAAGCAAGCTGCAAAAACTGCGTTTATGAACTTACAACAAGAGAAAGCAGGCATCACTGCTACCATTAACGACGTAATCGGTAGCAGTGATGCAATCGTTAATGGCTACTTAGTGGATACGCTCCAAAATAGCAATGAGGCGATTACTTTCTTTACTAATTTTCTTAAGCTTGCTCCTAGCTATGCACCTGCTTTCTGGGGACGCGGCGTTGCTTACCATAAAAAGGGAGATGAAGTTGCGAAAAAAGGAGACAAGGTCACGGCAGAATATTACTATGAAAAATCAGTCGCTGACTATAATAGGGCGGTTGAATACAGTTCTCAGGGAAATCGAGAGAACTATTGGTCTATTGCTCATCGTGGCGTTTCATATCGCAAATTAAGAAAATTTCAAAATGCGATAGATGACTTCACGCTAGTTTCCCATCGAAGGAGTACTGATACATGGGTTGTTATATGGGTTCTTATCCAGCGTGCAGAAACTTATGCAGAAATAGAAGATTATGAGAATGCTATAGCTGACTGTCAGAGGATAATTAAAAAGAAATATAGCGATGATATAACTGCTAATGCCTACATTAGAAAAGGTGATTTTCAGATAGCTTGGAGTAGTAAATCTTCAGACAAAGCCACTCAAGATCAAAATCTCAGCGATGCAATTGCTGATTATCATAAGGCGATAGATCTTAAACCTGCTAATGTGAGGGCACTGTCTCTTCTTGGCTATGCTTACAATCTACAAGGCAATAAGAAACTTGCTCTAGAGTATCTTAGTCGTGCAGCTCAATTAGACCCCCAATTGAAATGGGCAACTGAATTACATGACAAGATTCAGCAAGAGCTGAAATGA